A region of Cotesia glomerata isolate CgM1 unplaced genomic scaffold, MPM_Cglom_v2.3 scaffold_111, whole genome shotgun sequence DNA encodes the following proteins:
- the LOC123273637 gene encoding protein disulfide-isomerase A3 — MLSKWFVLCFLALGALAAEEDVLDLTDGDFTAELDRHDNTLVMFYAPWCGHCKRLKPEYAEAAGMLKGSDPAITLAKVDCTEGGKETCSKYGVSGYPTLKIFSKSEMVSEYNGPREAKGIVKYMRGQVGPASKELKGEECQKAFLDTDEVSFIGYFEDEKSELAKSFQSVAKKLREKARFAHSYVKSLLEKEGLKNHIKLYRPKVLQNKFEESVVEHTGGDSIADVNDFVTKNYFGLVGVRTRDNAASFENPLVVAFYSVDYVKNPKGTNYWRNRIMKVAKEFPEFNFAISNKDDFQHELNDFGIEFTKSEKPVVFARDDKGLKYVLKDEFSVENFQKFVKDFEDKNLEPFIKSESVPEDNSGPVKVVVAKNFEEVVTKPDSDVLIEFYAPWCGHCQKLTPIYDELGEKMAKENVVIAKMDATANDVPPEFEVRGFPTLYWVPKKSKSSPVKYEGGRELNDFIKYIAEHSTDKLKGYDRKGNPVKAPSDEL, encoded by the exons atgttgTCTAAGTGGTTTGTTCTGTGCTTCCTGGCTCTTGGAGCTTTGGCTGCTGAAGAAGACGTTCTTGACCTCACTGACGGCGATTTCACAGCTGAATTAGACCGTCATGACAACACACTTGTTATGTTCTACGCACCCTG gTGCGGACATTGTAAACGTCTTAAGCCCGAGTATGCTGAAGCTGCTGGGATGCTGAAAGGCAGTGATCCAGCCATTACTTTGGCTAAAGTTGACTGTACAGAGGGTGGTAAAGAAACCTGTAGCAAGTATGGAGTCAGTGGTTACCCAACTTTGAAGATCTTCTCCAAGAGTGAAATGGTCAGCGAATACAATGGTCCACGTGAAGCTAAAGGAATTGTCAAATACATGAGg GGACAAGTTGGACCAGCTTCCAAGGAACTTAAAGGTGAAGAATGCCAGAAAGCATTCTTGGACACTGACGAAGTTAGCTTCATCGGTTACTTCGAAGACGAGAAATCCGAGCTTGCTAAATCCTTCCAATCTGTCGCGAAGAAATTACGGGAGAAAGCGCGTTTCGCTCACTCATATGTTAAATCTCTATTGGAGAAAGAAGGACTTAAGAACCACATCAAGTTGTACCGTCCCAAGGTCTTGCAAAACAAGTTCGAAGAAAGTGTTGTTGAACACACCGGAGGCGACTCAATTGCTGATGTCAACGACTTTGTCACCAAGAACTACTTCGGTTTGGTCGGCGTACGTACTCGTGACAACGCGGCGTCATTCGAGAATCCACTGGTTGTTGCTTTCTACTCTGTTGACTACGTTAAAAATCCAAAGGGAACCAACTACTGGCGTAACAGAATCATGAAGGTCGCCAAAGAGTTCCCTGAATTCAACTTTGCTATTTCAAACAAAGATGACTTCCAACACGAGCTCAATGACTTTGGAATTGAGTTCACCAAATCCGAGAAGCCAGTTGTATTCGCACGCGACGACAAGGGTCTCAAATACGTCCTCAAGGACGAATTCAGCGTCGAGAACTTCCAGAAATTCGTTAAAGACTTTGAAGACAAGAACTTGGAACCGTTCATCAAATCCGAATCCGTCCCAGAAGACAACTCTGGCCCCGTCAAGGTTGTGGTTGCCAAGAACTTCGAGGAAGTTGTTACCAAACCAGACTCTGATGTTCTCATTGAGTTCTACGCACCCTGGTGTGGACATTGCCAGAAACTTACTCCAATTTACGACGAATTGGGTGAGAAGATGGCCAAAGAAAACGTTGTCATCGCCAAGATGGACGCTACCGCCAATGACGTACCACCAGAGTTTGAAGTACGTGGATTCCCAACTCTCTACTGGGTACCCAAAAAATCCAAGAGCTCGCCAGTCAAGTACGAAGGTGGACGGGAGCTTAACGATTTCATTAAGTACATCGCCGAACACTCGACTGACAAACTCAAGGGTTATGACCGTAAGGGAAATCCCGTCAAGGCTCCAAGTGATGAGCTTTAA
- the LOC123273639 gene encoding putative SERF-like protein — protein sequence MTRGNQRDLARAKNMKKASKKSAAETETNKGLTLEQRKQRDAERIREKQLQKALEKQNNVK from the exons ATGACCC gTGGAAACCAACGTGATTTGGCTCGTGCTAAAAACATGAAGAAAGCTAGTAAAAAATCGgctgctgagactgaaactaaTAAAGGTTTAACGCTCGAGCAGCGAAAACAAcg tGACGCAGAACGAATAAGAGAAAAACAGTTACAAAAAGCTTTAGAAAAGCAAAATAATGTAAAGTAA
- the LOC123273635 gene encoding D-beta-hydroxybutyrate dehydrogenase, mitochondrial, with amino-acid sequence MPAKKVTEEPDDSQTWELLERCLLPIAFSHAVAVIISTVLNTLGISQTSSFVLFLLFLSLSIGFTLFYHNLKVTAPGKAVLVTGCDSRVGCALAKRLDELGFTVFAGFTNKFDNEDRVDNLKKDTSGRLHALQLDITNEHDIHSAFLYVNENLPDGAPGLWALIHANAWITLGECEWVPLSVVRKSIDTNFMSVARLTQVFLPLIRRCKGRIILVTSILARIPSAIRGVQCANGAALEAWGSCLRLEMRRWGVDVVVVETGEYVAGNSWLKDNSALLNQARDMWVQLEPQTRKEYGEELFQKEMLSLEKYTKGPEADLTRVMRALVDGTTKTFPLKRYTPVTRKERLQAFVSDHLPKSIYDIIYTD; translated from the exons atgccAGCTAAAAAAGTGACTGAGGAACCAGATGATAGTCAAACTTGGGAATTATTAGAACGATGTCTTCTACCAATAGCTTTTTCCCATGCGGTAGCAGTTATTATTTCTACTGTTCTAAATACTTTGGGCATATCTCAAACTTCAAGTTTCGtgctatttcttctttttttatcattgtcCATAGGTTTCACGCTCTTCTATCACAACCTCAAG GTGACTGCACCTGGTAAAGCTGTCCTTGTCACGGGATGTGACTCGAGAGTTGGATGTGCTTTGGCGAAAAGGCTCGATGAATTA GGTTTCACCGTGTTTGCTGGATTTACAAACAAGTTTGATAATGAAGATAgagttgataatttaaaaaaagataccTCTGGCAGATTGCATGCATTACAATTAGATATAACTAATGAACATGACATACATTCTGCTTTTCTTTATGTTAACGAAAATTTACCCGATGGTGCTCCAg GATTATGGGCATTAATACATGCAAACGCTTGGATTACTCTCGGTGAATGTGAATGGGTGCCTCTTTCAGTAGTGCGAAAAAGCATTGACACGAATTTCATGAGTGTCGCACGATTAACTCAA gtCTTTTTACCTTTAATTAGACGTTGTAAAGGACGAATTATTTTAGTTACTAGCATTTTGGCTCGAATACCAAGCGCGATTAGAGGCGTGCAATGTGCCAATGGA GCTGCATTAGAAGCATGGGGTTCGTGTTTGAGACTGGAAATGCGCAGATGGGGCGTGGATGTAGTTGTTGTCGAGACAGGTGAATATGTTGCCGGTAACTCATGGTTAAAAGACAATTCTGCCCTTCTAAATCAAGCTCGAGACATGTGGGTACAGTTGGAACCGCAAACACGCAAAGAGTACGGGGAGGAATTGTTCCAGAAGGAGATGTTGTCACTTGAAAAATACACTAAAGGACCTGAAGCTGACTTAACTCGAGTTATGAGAGCTTTAGTTGATGGAACTACCAAAACTTTCCCCTTGAAAAGATACACTCCGGTTACTCGCAAAGAAAGACTTCAAGCATTTGTCAGTGATCATTTACCTAAATCAATTTATGACATTATTTATActgactaa